The proteins below are encoded in one region of Microbispora sp. NBC_01189:
- a CDS encoding HAD family phosphatase → MHPELAPRQADCLLFDWDGTLVDTQHANYQAMAGALAEEAVELEQEWFDAHTGLSSGDAIKTLAEERDLRLSRPVEEIVARRDELFLEKAHTVRPHTEVLKVVNAMRRQVPMAVASGGSRRIIEVTLRDQPFRDFFDAFVTRDDVKCGKPAPDIFLRAAEVVGAEPARCTVYEDSDEGIAAAHAAGMTVIDVRPFTGRPRP, encoded by the coding sequence GTGCATCCCGAACTCGCTCCCCGCCAGGCGGACTGCCTGCTCTTCGACTGGGACGGCACACTGGTGGACACCCAGCATGCCAACTACCAAGCGATGGCCGGTGCGTTGGCCGAGGAGGCCGTGGAGCTGGAGCAGGAATGGTTCGACGCCCATACGGGGCTCTCGTCCGGAGACGCAATCAAAACGTTGGCCGAGGAAAGAGACCTGCGGCTGTCCCGTCCCGTGGAGGAGATCGTCGCCCGCCGCGACGAGCTCTTTCTTGAAAAGGCCCACACGGTGCGTCCGCACACCGAGGTGCTGAAGGTGGTGAACGCCATGCGCCGCCAGGTGCCGATGGCCGTGGCGTCCGGAGGGTCTCGCCGCATAATCGAAGTGACCCTGCGCGACCAGCCGTTCCGCGACTTCTTCGACGCGTTCGTCACCCGCGACGATGTCAAGTGCGGCAAACCCGCCCCCGACATCTTCCTCCGGGCGGCCGAAGTAGTCGGTGCTGAGCCCGCCCGATGCACCGTTTACGAGGACAGCGACGAAGGCATCGCCGCGGCGCACGCCGCCGGGATGACCGTCATCGACGTCCGGCCGTTCACGGGCCGCCCGAGGCCGTAA
- a CDS encoding metallophosphoesterase family protein, whose protein sequence is MTLGISPQAPGQVRRRVAAGAAAAFLGLAVAFGSGMGTPASADAATFSGIILGVGANEAQRTVTWYSSADTAQKVQLAPNAKLVNGEFPADAATFDAVGGANIATSGGFNRHVTITNLQENTAYSYRVGAEGSWSPTYSFKTRDFDGDYDFLFLGDPQIGSSGDVPKDRAGWQDTLDVALAANPDSELLVSGGDQVETANTESQWDAFLAPDKLRQYPWAATIGNHDVGGKAYEQHFTIPNSDRSAPLYSNGNPNSNASGGDYWFIYKDVLFIDINSNSYATSQGGGGDTAHVAYVTDVINQHGSEAKWKVLVYHHAIYSPASHAKDSDNKVRRVDFPTTFSKLGVDLVLQGHDHVYSRSYLIKNSEKANPDEQPGAAEVYPGPGGVLYITANSASGSKYYDITKPDNSGTSGAGNGADPLNPNSYWYNSAQNQEHVRTYVKVGVRKDKLVVENIRSGTCAAPNAAVERGLSCTNTPEGQPVGSLVDKVTIHPYNGDGQALQVNVPGAPPGEFGWTIDGYNGLVDLGTAKDHDGDYFGTTGKINPIVVSDNRRALAPWSISASVSDFNDAGKTFSGAYLGWTPQVLEDGAGAQASGAVPSAYDDRGQGLSVSRGLGWAGQGHPKGKAKLGADLDLKIPGSVEKGGYRATLTITALSS, encoded by the coding sequence ATGACATTAGGCATCTCACCGCAGGCCCCCGGCCAGGTACGGCGCCGCGTGGCAGCAGGGGCCGCCGCGGCGTTCCTGGGCCTGGCTGTGGCCTTCGGCAGCGGCATGGGCACCCCGGCGAGCGCCGATGCCGCCACGTTCAGCGGCATCATCCTCGGGGTCGGCGCCAACGAGGCCCAGCGTACGGTGACGTGGTACTCCTCGGCCGACACCGCGCAGAAGGTCCAGCTGGCCCCGAACGCGAAGCTCGTCAACGGCGAGTTCCCGGCCGACGCCGCCACCTTCGACGCCGTCGGCGGGGCGAACATCGCCACCAGCGGCGGCTTCAACCGTCACGTGACGATCACCAACCTGCAGGAGAACACGGCGTACTCCTACCGCGTCGGCGCCGAGGGCAGCTGGTCCCCGACGTACTCCTTCAAGACGCGGGACTTCGACGGCGACTACGACTTCCTGTTCCTCGGCGACCCGCAGATCGGCTCGTCCGGCGACGTGCCGAAGGACCGGGCCGGTTGGCAGGACACCCTGGACGTCGCCCTCGCGGCCAACCCGGACTCCGAGCTGCTGGTGTCGGGCGGCGACCAGGTCGAGACCGCCAACACCGAGTCGCAGTGGGACGCGTTCCTCGCCCCCGACAAGCTGCGCCAGTACCCGTGGGCCGCCACCATCGGCAACCACGACGTCGGCGGCAAGGCGTACGAGCAGCACTTCACCATCCCGAACAGCGACCGGTCGGCTCCGCTGTACTCCAACGGGAACCCGAACTCCAACGCGTCAGGTGGTGACTACTGGTTCATCTACAAGGACGTGCTGTTCATCGACATCAACAGCAACAGCTACGCCACCTCCCAGGGGGGCGGCGGCGACACGGCGCACGTCGCGTACGTGACCGATGTCATCAACCAGCACGGTTCCGAGGCCAAGTGGAAGGTGCTCGTCTACCACCACGCGATCTACTCGCCGGCCAGCCACGCCAAGGACAGCGACAACAAGGTGCGCCGGGTCGACTTCCCGACCACCTTCTCCAAGCTCGGTGTCGACCTGGTGCTGCAGGGCCACGACCACGTCTACTCCCGCAGCTACCTGATCAAGAACAGCGAGAAGGCGAACCCGGATGAGCAGCCCGGCGCCGCCGAGGTGTACCCCGGTCCCGGCGGGGTGCTCTACATCACGGCGAACTCGGCCTCGGGCTCGAAGTACTACGACATCACCAAGCCGGACAACAGCGGCACGAGCGGCGCGGGCAACGGCGCCGACCCGCTGAACCCGAACAGCTACTGGTACAACTCGGCCCAGAACCAGGAGCACGTCCGCACCTACGTCAAGGTCGGCGTGCGCAAGGACAAGCTCGTCGTGGAGAACATCCGGAGCGGCACCTGCGCGGCTCCGAACGCGGCGGTCGAGCGTGGCCTGTCCTGCACGAACACCCCTGAGGGACAGCCGGTCGGCTCGCTCGTCGACAAGGTCACCATCCACCCGTACAACGGCGACGGCCAGGCCCTCCAGGTCAACGTGCCGGGCGCCCCTCCGGGTGAGTTCGGCTGGACGATCGACGGCTACAACGGCCTGGTGGACCTCGGCACCGCGAAGGACCACGACGGCGACTACTTCGGGACGACCGGCAAGATCAACCCGATCGTCGTTTCGGACAACCGCCGCGCGCTCGCTCCGTGGTCGATCTCGGCCAGCGTGAGCGACTTCAACGACGCCGGCAAGACGTTCTCCGGCGCCTACCTCGGCTGGACGCCGCAGGTGCTCGAGGACGGCGCCGGTGCCCAGGCCAGCGGTGCGGTGCCCTCCGCCTATGACGACCGCGGCCAGGGCCTGTCCGTCTCGCGCGGCCTCGGTTGGGCCGGCCAGGGCCACCCCAAGGGCAAGGCCAAGCTGGGCGCCGACCTGGACCTGAAGATCCCGGGCAGCGTCGAAAAGGGTGGTTACCGCGCCACCCTCACGATCACCGCACTGAGCAGCTGA
- a CDS encoding WxL protein peptidoglycan domain-containing protein codes for MHAPVKRRKTTVAALVRSAVLALLAAFAVAGLRAGPALAADGDVAWTVKTDSNSYGADRSSFSYAVNPGGSVKDAMVVANRGKAPLTLAVYTADGFTTDTGQLDLLSKDKKSVGIGAWVHADRGSVTIQPGQSVKVPFTVAVPDNATPGDYAGGILTSLTQTDEAEVINVDRRLGIRVKLRVSGELKPNLVVEDLRVDYAGSFNPFAMGDATVTYRIHNTGNAIMSAQQAVSVSGLFGWLGAEAGEIASPPELLPGESWKVAVPVHGVAPAVRLDATASLTPLLTDASGSTTSLKTVGATTDFWAVPWTQLLLLVVLIAVVVGVVLLTRRKRVRRKEREDARVREAVEQALRDQKTQTR; via the coding sequence ATGCACGCGCCCGTAAAGCGCCGGAAGACAACCGTCGCCGCCCTCGTTCGTTCCGCCGTCCTGGCCCTGCTCGCCGCCTTCGCGGTCGCCGGTCTGCGTGCCGGCCCCGCTCTGGCAGCGGACGGCGACGTCGCCTGGACGGTCAAGACGGACTCGAACAGCTACGGCGCCGATCGGTCCAGCTTCAGTTATGCCGTCAACCCCGGTGGTTCGGTCAAGGACGCCATGGTCGTCGCCAACCGCGGCAAGGCTCCGCTCACGCTCGCCGTCTACACCGCCGACGGCTTCACGACCGACACGGGCCAGCTCGACCTGCTTTCCAAGGACAAGAAATCCGTCGGAATCGGCGCCTGGGTCCACGCCGACCGCGGCAGCGTCACAATCCAGCCCGGGCAGTCCGTCAAGGTCCCCTTCACGGTCGCCGTTCCGGACAACGCCACGCCCGGCGACTACGCGGGCGGCATCCTCACCTCCTTGACGCAGACCGACGAGGCCGAGGTCATCAACGTGGATCGGCGCCTCGGTATCCGGGTCAAGCTGCGAGTCAGCGGCGAGCTCAAGCCGAACCTCGTGGTCGAGGACCTCCGGGTGGACTACGCAGGCTCGTTCAACCCATTCGCCATGGGCGACGCCACCGTCACCTACAGAATCCACAACACCGGCAATGCCATCATGTCGGCCCAGCAGGCGGTGTCGGTTTCGGGACTGTTCGGCTGGCTGGGGGCTGAAGCGGGCGAGATCGCCTCGCCGCCAGAGCTGCTCCCGGGTGAGAGCTGGAAGGTGGCGGTGCCCGTCCACGGCGTGGCACCCGCAGTCAGGCTGGACGCGACCGCAAGCCTCACACCCCTGCTCACCGACGCCTCGGGCTCCACCACCTCGCTCAAGACGGTCGGGGCCACGACGGACTTCTGGGCCGTCCCGTGGACGCAGCTGCTGCTGCTCGTCGTACTGATCGCGGTCGTCGTGGGAGTGGTCCTCCTCACGCGGCGCAAGCGCGTACGGCGGAAGGAGCGGGAGGACGCCCGCGTACGGGAAGCCGTCGAGCAGGCGCTCCGCGACCAGAAAACGCAGACGCGCTGA
- a CDS encoding HAMP domain-containing sensor histidine kinase: MGVARVRSDRGSVGVSASGGSSPGGSHTGGSESGRPNDVEFRDDISQVIVSASADGIVAVDKEGIIRLCNPAAAELFARSAAELIGTHFGFPIAAGAATEIDLMLPAGGKRVVEMRVTATTLEGEPLYVAALRDVTRSRHVERELEAALERQNIAVAVAAHELHNPLATISVLVDVLRDRLVALAEERRTEIIERIADRTARLQGLVRKLLTASTIEAKGASARLERVPVLQVLLERLGELDKRSQEVRISCSPDLEALVDRREFSAMVDNYLENAFAYGRPPVDVSATGQPGWILLRVCDRGPGVPEAFVPRLFERFSREREAERETEGTGLGLWIVRSFARGNGGDAWYEPREDEGACFCLRLRRAPSPGTPDRSGE, translated from the coding sequence GTGGGGGTCGCCCGGGTCCGAAGTGACAGAGGATCCGTCGGGGTGAGTGCCAGTGGCGGGTCCTCGCCTGGCGGAAGCCACACAGGAGGCTCCGAGTCAGGGCGGCCCAACGACGTCGAATTCCGGGACGATATCAGCCAGGTCATCGTTTCGGCCTCGGCGGACGGAATCGTCGCCGTCGACAAAGAAGGAATCATCAGGCTCTGCAACCCCGCTGCCGCGGAGCTCTTCGCCCGCTCGGCAGCGGAGCTGATCGGCACCCACTTCGGCTTCCCCATCGCCGCGGGTGCGGCGACCGAGATCGACTTGATGCTGCCCGCCGGAGGCAAACGGGTCGTCGAGATGCGGGTCACCGCCACAACCCTGGAAGGCGAGCCCCTGTACGTCGCCGCACTCCGCGACGTCACGCGGAGCAGGCACGTCGAGCGAGAGCTGGAGGCGGCCCTGGAACGCCAGAACATCGCGGTCGCCGTCGCGGCCCATGAACTCCACAATCCCCTGGCCACCATCAGCGTGCTGGTGGACGTGCTGCGTGACCGCCTGGTCGCGCTCGCCGAGGAGCGAAGAACCGAGATCATCGAGCGCATCGCCGATAGGACGGCCCGCCTCCAGGGGCTCGTCCGAAAGCTCCTCACCGCGTCGACCATTGAAGCGAAGGGCGCGTCCGCCCGCTTGGAACGCGTCCCCGTGCTTCAAGTCCTCCTCGAACGGCTCGGCGAGCTGGACAAACGATCACAGGAGGTGCGCATCTCCTGCAGCCCTGATCTGGAGGCCCTGGTCGATCGCAGAGAGTTCTCTGCGATGGTGGACAACTACTTGGAGAACGCATTCGCCTACGGACGTCCGCCCGTAGACGTGTCCGCGACCGGGCAGCCGGGATGGATCCTTCTCCGGGTGTGCGACCGTGGGCCAGGCGTGCCGGAGGCTTTCGTGCCACGGTTGTTCGAGCGCTTCAGCCGTGAGCGGGAGGCTGAGCGTGAGACAGAGGGGACAGGCTTGGGACTGTGGATAGTCCGAAGCTTCGCCCGGGGCAACGGCGGCGACGCCTGGTATGAGCCCCGCGAGGACGAGGGCGCCTGTTTCTGCCTCCGCCTGCGACGAGCGCCTTCACCCGGCACGCCCGACCGGAGCGGGGAGTAG
- the kaiC gene encoding circadian clock protein KaiC codes for MTGSNTIARIPTGINGFDHVTLGGLPAGRSTLVSGTTGSGKTLFAVEFLSRGITRFNEPGVFVTFEETITDIRRNSASLGFPIQLWEDEGKWAFVEASASIGEDAPAVGAYDFGALVARIEHAVRQTGARRVALDSLNAIFTRFADISVVRHELFRVASALKALGVTSVLTAERPEEYDGVTRYGVEPFVLDNVIILRNVLRQGRRSRTVEIVKFRGAPHRTGEWLFTIDPRDGIVVVPLAFLTPSDHASLARVSSGIPELDEMCGGGFYRDAIVVMTGPTGTGKTLASLRFAAAAVEAGERCLLCTFDGTRGQLFRTAASWGLDLKAMQASGLVRVMSGYAEVTSPEDHFLQLRRAIEEFAPARLVIDTLSALERVVAPRTLLGFIIALGAVLRQSEITTLLTRTPCGRLISADAPVITSDIAGLSDVWIQLRYVEGPAEIQRAIAVLQARGSAHDYRIRQFRIDGTGMHIGEPLRGVPHVFTGAISPGIAWGSPGSEVTEDPSG; via the coding sequence ATGACTGGCAGCAACACGATCGCTCGGATCCCCACGGGGATCAACGGCTTCGACCACGTAACCCTGGGCGGGTTGCCCGCGGGCCGATCCACGCTGGTGAGCGGCACGACCGGCAGCGGTAAGACGCTGTTCGCCGTCGAGTTCCTCTCCCGCGGAATCACGCGCTTCAACGAGCCTGGGGTGTTTGTCACCTTCGAGGAGACAATCACCGACATCCGCCGCAACTCGGCCTCGCTGGGCTTCCCCATCCAGCTGTGGGAGGACGAAGGGAAGTGGGCCTTCGTCGAAGCATCGGCGAGTATCGGCGAGGACGCGCCTGCCGTCGGCGCCTACGACTTCGGTGCCCTGGTGGCGCGCATCGAACACGCGGTCCGCCAGACCGGGGCTCGCCGTGTCGCGCTCGACTCGCTCAACGCGATCTTCACCCGGTTCGCCGACATCAGCGTCGTTCGCCACGAACTGTTCCGGGTCGCCTCCGCACTCAAGGCGCTCGGAGTCACCTCGGTGCTCACCGCGGAACGCCCCGAGGAGTACGACGGTGTGACCCGCTACGGGGTCGAGCCTTTCGTGCTCGACAATGTCATCATCCTGCGCAACGTGCTCCGGCAGGGTCGGCGAAGCCGGACGGTTGAGATCGTCAAGTTCCGCGGCGCCCCGCACCGCACGGGGGAATGGCTGTTCACCATCGATCCACGGGACGGGATCGTGGTGGTCCCCCTCGCGTTCCTCACGCCGTCCGACCACGCGTCGCTCGCCCGCGTCTCGTCAGGCATCCCCGAGTTGGACGAGATGTGCGGCGGCGGCTTCTACCGGGACGCCATCGTCGTAATGACCGGGCCCACCGGCACGGGCAAGACACTGGCGAGTCTGCGTTTCGCGGCCGCCGCCGTCGAGGCGGGTGAGCGCTGCCTGCTCTGCACCTTCGACGGGACCCGCGGGCAACTCTTCCGCACCGCCGCGAGCTGGGGTCTGGACCTCAAGGCCATGCAGGCATCGGGTTTGGTCCGGGTCATGTCCGGCTACGCGGAGGTGACCTCTCCGGAAGACCACTTTCTGCAGCTCAGGCGTGCTATTGAGGAGTTCGCGCCGGCCCGGCTCGTCATCGACACGTTGTCCGCTCTCGAACGCGTGGTCGCGCCGCGGACTCTGCTCGGTTTCATCATCGCGCTGGGGGCGGTCCTCCGGCAGAGCGAGATAACCACTCTTCTCACGCGGACACCTTGTGGACGGCTCATCTCGGCAGACGCGCCGGTGATCACCTCCGACATCGCCGGCCTTTCCGACGTCTGGATCCAGCTCCGGTATGTCGAAGGCCCCGCCGAGATCCAGCGTGCCATCGCCGTGCTCCAGGCGCGCGGCTCCGCCCATGACTACAGGATTCGCCAATTCAGGATCGATGGCACCGGCATGCACATCGGTGAACCTCTGCGAGGCGTCCCCCACGTCTTCACAGGGGCGATCAGTCCCGGGATCGCGTGGGGGTCGCCCGGGTCCGAAGTGACAGAGGATCCGTCGGGGTGA
- a CDS encoding circadian clock KaiB family protein → MTTYSFRLYVAGNTERSHAAEVNLRFLCDAHLSGMYEVEVIDAVERPELAEEGRILATPTVVRLSPPPQRRVIGDLSDHGRAAVALGLPAADASPSEGQ, encoded by the coding sequence GTGACCACCTACTCATTCAGGCTGTACGTGGCTGGGAACACGGAGCGGTCCCATGCCGCGGAGGTGAACCTGCGGTTCCTGTGCGACGCTCACCTCTCCGGCATGTACGAGGTCGAGGTCATCGACGCCGTCGAACGGCCCGAACTTGCCGAGGAGGGACGGATCCTGGCCACCCCCACCGTGGTCAGGCTCTCGCCGCCGCCACAGCGGCGGGTGATCGGGGATCTGTCCGATCATGGCCGCGCCGCCGTCGCTTTGGGCCTCCCAGCCGCGGACGCATCGCCCTCGGAAGGTCAGTGA
- a CDS encoding response regulator transcription factor, with the protein MIRVLVVEDQQALAGALEIAIDAQPDLHCVGAVGTVEDAVSLVTVRSPEVVLMDIHLPDVDGIEGTRRIKASHPHVRVLILTGDASPDLFAAAAVAGASGFIAKDSRFPDILEVIRASVDKNILIVEGDTLRALLQDSSASPHVGRENWAGLTARELEVLGLMGEGLDPRAIAGRLVVSLHTARGHVKNVMMKLSAHSQLEAVVVATRTGLLPGLRKPG; encoded by the coding sequence GTGATCCGAGTTCTCGTGGTCGAGGATCAGCAGGCGCTCGCCGGCGCTCTCGAGATCGCGATCGACGCCCAGCCCGATCTGCATTGCGTGGGCGCCGTCGGGACGGTCGAGGACGCCGTCTCGCTCGTGACGGTACGGAGCCCCGAAGTCGTGCTCATGGACATTCATCTGCCCGACGTCGACGGAATCGAGGGCACGAGGCGGATCAAAGCCTCTCACCCGCATGTCCGCGTCCTCATCTTGACAGGCGATGCCAGCCCCGACCTGTTCGCGGCCGCCGCGGTGGCAGGGGCTTCCGGATTCATCGCAAAGGACAGTAGATTTCCGGACATTCTCGAAGTGATCCGCGCCTCGGTCGACAAGAACATCCTTATAGTGGAGGGCGACACGCTCAGAGCGCTCCTCCAGGATTCCAGTGCATCGCCGCACGTCGGGCGCGAGAACTGGGCGGGGCTAACCGCGCGCGAGCTGGAAGTCCTGGGGTTGATGGGCGAAGGGCTCGATCCCCGTGCGATCGCCGGGCGGCTCGTCGTGAGTCTCCACACCGCTCGAGGCCACGTCAAGAACGTCATGATGAAGCTGAGCGCGCACAGTCAGCTCGAGGCGGTTGTCGTGGCGACTCGGACGGGGCTCCTGCCGGGACTGCGGAAGCCTGGCTGA
- a CDS encoding HAMP domain-containing sensor histidine kinase — translation MDMRHVKALSGCIDGPDIPAHVAHLDAEVSDPLGEDEIARTTRAVICTLERLNKELQQQRRFASDTSHELRNPIAGLRAELEQAQLHPDDVHLHETLQRALCAVDRLEAIISDLLLLSRVGGAVPYGRAPVDLAQLVKAEVSRRADRIPVQLRLVPGVYVKIVDIQIGRVLTNLLDNAQRHAERVVRVEVSRNGRTAELAVSDDGEGIAESDLERIFERYTRLNAGRRRDRGGTGLGLSISRGIAQAHDGTLHAGDSPIGGARFTLRLPLAALPGPDGVKRPDQRPC, via the coding sequence ATGGACATGAGACACGTTAAGGCTCTGTCCGGCTGTATCGATGGTCCTGACATCCCCGCACACGTCGCACACCTTGATGCGGAGGTTTCCGATCCCCTCGGTGAAGACGAGATCGCCCGGACAACCCGGGCCGTGATCTGCACGCTGGAACGGCTCAACAAGGAACTGCAGCAACAGCGGAGGTTCGCCTCCGACACGTCGCACGAGTTGCGTAACCCCATCGCTGGGCTGCGCGCAGAGCTTGAGCAGGCTCAGTTACATCCAGACGATGTTCATCTGCACGAGACGCTCCAACGTGCGCTGTGCGCCGTCGACCGGCTGGAGGCGATCATCAGCGATCTGCTTCTGCTGTCCCGGGTGGGGGGCGCTGTGCCGTACGGGCGGGCGCCGGTCGACCTGGCGCAGCTGGTCAAGGCGGAGGTCTCCCGGCGGGCGGACCGTATTCCGGTCCAGTTGCGGCTCGTTCCCGGGGTCTACGTCAAGATCGTCGACATCCAGATCGGCCGGGTACTCACAAATCTGCTGGACAACGCCCAACGGCACGCCGAACGGGTCGTACGGGTCGAGGTCAGCCGTAACGGGCGCACCGCAGAACTGGCGGTCTCCGATGACGGCGAAGGGATCGCCGAGAGCGACCTCGAACGGATCTTCGAACGATACACCCGGCTGAACGCGGGCCGCCGCCGTGACCGCGGCGGCACCGGCCTCGGGTTGTCGATCTCCCGTGGAATCGCTCAGGCTCACGACGGGACCCTCCATGCCGGCGACTCTCCCATCGGCGGCGCACGCTTCACGCTTCGGCTTCCCCTCGCCGCCCTTCCGGGTCCCGACGGTGTCAAGAGGCCTGACCAACGGCCGTGCTGA
- a CDS encoding DUF4118 domain-containing protein, with protein sequence MPRHVEKDALMLVVALLAPPVLSVILVSFRGAFRPVDVALVLVVIVVAVAVYGRRLAGALAALSAAAWFDFFFTQPYGRFTIAKAPDIGTTVLLLVVALVVSQLAARARRLEVIAITDAEHLSRIHRTAELAQSTRSPGTVVDHVNKQLTEILGLRGCRFEYGSLLGHPARLERDGTVVVGRKHWDVDRKGLPAEEIELRTFANGHYYGRFMLRPVAGTIPSPQARLVAVILADQAGRALGTAQPAHENA encoded by the coding sequence ATGCCTCGTCACGTGGAAAAAGACGCCTTGATGCTGGTGGTCGCGCTGCTTGCTCCACCCGTCCTCTCGGTGATCCTCGTTTCGTTCCGCGGTGCTTTCCGTCCCGTCGACGTAGCCCTGGTCCTTGTCGTGATCGTGGTCGCGGTGGCCGTTTACGGCCGCCGGCTCGCCGGTGCGCTCGCGGCGCTGTCGGCCGCCGCGTGGTTCGACTTCTTCTTCACCCAGCCCTACGGGCGCTTCACCATCGCCAAGGCCCCCGACATCGGGACGACGGTGCTGCTCCTCGTGGTGGCGCTGGTGGTCTCGCAGTTGGCCGCTCGGGCGCGCCGATTGGAGGTGATCGCCATCACCGATGCCGAGCACCTGTCCCGGATCCACCGGACCGCCGAGCTGGCGCAGTCCACCAGATCACCCGGCACCGTCGTCGACCACGTGAACAAGCAGCTCACCGAAATCCTGGGCCTGCGCGGCTGCCGGTTCGAGTACGGCTCGCTCCTCGGCCACCCGGCACGGCTGGAAAGGGACGGCACCGTGGTCGTCGGCCGCAAACACTGGGACGTCGACCGCAAAGGCCTCCCCGCCGAGGAGATCGAGCTACGGACATTCGCCAACGGCCACTACTACGGGCGATTCATGCTCCGGCCCGTGGCCGGGACCATCCCGTCGCCGCAGGCCCGCCTCGTCGCGGTGATCCTCGCCGACCAGGCCGGACGCGCTCTCGGAACCGCTCAACCCGCCCATGAGAACGCCTGA
- the kdpA gene encoding potassium-transporting ATPase subunit KdpA, whose protein sequence is MNGWLLATVVIVVLVALHVPLGDYMARAYTGLRHRPVEKAVYRFCGIDPEAEQRWPHYLRSLLAFSAAGVLLLYGILRLQPALPLSLGHPAFAPAAAFNTAVSFTTNTSWQSYAGESAMGHLALAAGLGVQAFASAAVGMAVAVALIRGLVRGGTDLVGNFWVDLVRSITRVLLPLAVVFAVVLVGLGVVQNLDGVHVTATTLAGGRQRFPGGPVGSWESIKLLSGDGGGFFNAGSAHPFENPTLVSNLIEITLMPLIPAGFIRMYGRLVGDRRQGWTLLAVAGVLFSLLLAGVSVEETVHGGTVPSAAGAAMEGKETRFGVPGSAPFAVAATATADGAANSGYDSFTSLGGGVLMFAMMLGEISPGGCGSGLYGLLIISLVAVFVGGLMVGRTPEYLGKRIGAREIKMAVLYQISTPAVVLAGSAVAIGSSAGRTAMGNTGAHGLSEVVYAFTSSASGNGSAFAGLNGGTTFYDIALAIVMLLGRYLPIVFVVALAGSLAGQRPVPVTSGTLPTHGPLFALMTLGTALIVSGLSYLPVLSLGPLADGLHRTLG, encoded by the coding sequence GTGAACGGCTGGCTGCTGGCCACGGTCGTCATCGTCGTCCTGGTCGCGCTGCACGTGCCGCTGGGCGACTACATGGCCCGCGCCTACACCGGCTTGCGGCACCGGCCCGTGGAGAAGGCCGTTTACAGGTTCTGCGGGATCGATCCGGAGGCCGAGCAGCGCTGGCCCCACTATCTGAGGTCGCTTCTCGCCTTCTCCGCCGCCGGGGTGCTGTTGTTGTACGGGATTCTCCGGCTTCAGCCGGCGCTGCCGCTGTCGCTCGGCCATCCCGCTTTCGCGCCGGCCGCGGCGTTCAACACGGCGGTCAGTTTCACCACCAACACGAGCTGGCAGAGCTACGCGGGTGAGTCGGCCATGGGCCACCTCGCGCTGGCGGCCGGGCTGGGGGTGCAGGCGTTCGCCAGCGCGGCGGTGGGAATGGCGGTGGCGGTGGCGCTGATCCGCGGGCTGGTTCGCGGCGGCACGGACCTGGTCGGCAACTTCTGGGTAGACCTCGTCCGCAGCATCACGCGCGTCCTGCTGCCGCTGGCGGTGGTCTTCGCCGTGGTCCTGGTGGGTCTCGGCGTCGTCCAGAACCTCGACGGTGTCCATGTGACGGCGACCACCCTGGCCGGCGGTCGCCAGCGGTTTCCGGGCGGCCCGGTCGGCTCGTGGGAGTCGATCAAGCTGCTGTCCGGGGACGGGGGCGGGTTCTTCAACGCCGGCAGTGCCCATCCGTTCGAGAACCCCACCCTGGTCTCGAATCTGATCGAGATCACGCTGATGCCGCTCATTCCGGCCGGGTTCATCCGGATGTACGGCCGGCTGGTCGGCGATCGGCGTCAGGGCTGGACGCTGCTGGCCGTGGCCGGCGTCTTGTTCTCGCTCCTGCTCGCCGGCGTCTCGGTCGAGGAGACCGTGCACGGTGGCACCGTCCCCAGCGCCGCGGGTGCCGCGATGGAAGGCAAGGAGACGCGGTTCGGCGTCCCGGGGAGCGCGCCCTTCGCTGTGGCCGCCACCGCTACGGCCGATGGGGCCGCCAACTCCGGTTACGACAGTTTCACCAGCCTGGGTGGCGGAGTCCTGATGTTCGCGATGATGCTGGGGGAGATCAGCCCGGGTGGCTGCGGCAGCGGTCTGTACGGCCTGCTGATCATCTCGTTGGTCGCGGTCTTCGTCGGCGGCCTCATGGTGGGGCGCACTCCCGAATACCTCGGGAAGCGGATTGGCGCCCGAGAGATCAAAATGGCGGTGCTCTACCAGATCAGCACCCCTGCCGTGGTCCTGGCCGGGTCCGCCGTCGCCATCGGATCGTCCGCTGGGCGTACGGCGATGGGCAACACGGGGGCGCACGGCCTGTCCGAGGTCGTCTACGCCTTCACCAGTTCCGCCAGCGGGAACGGGAGCGCGTTCGCGGGTCTGAACGGCGGCACCACCTTCTACGACATCGCTCTCGCCATCGTCATGCTCCTCGGCCGCTACCTGCCGATCGTGTTCGTCGTGGCGCTGGCCGGAAGCCTGGCCGGTCAGCGGCCGGTGCCCGTGACCAGCGGCACCCTGCCCACTCACGGGCCGTTGTTCGCGCTGATGACCCTCGGCACGGCCCTGATCGTCAGCGGTCTCAGCTACCTGCCCGTCCTGTCACTCGGCCCCCTCGCCGACGGACTGCACCGCACCCTCGGGTGA